One genomic segment of Hemibagrus wyckioides isolate EC202008001 linkage group LG08, SWU_Hwy_1.0, whole genome shotgun sequence includes these proteins:
- the LOC131357513 gene encoding C-type mannose receptor 2-like isoform X1, with amino-acid sequence MKAYLFLLTFIGIVPATLSLLRPVGHKYYVIKTKVTWPVAQNYCRETYADMATVESALDWLRLREEVAREGLTDIAWVGLYNDIDTWRWSINNVPLKHGYVLWGSAQPDNTGGHQACGVTGPLGYWWDYSCGNLYPFICYNAINSYAARYVGVTSKLDWNGALAYCRKFHTDLAFALTMTDNNAMQSIAFNQGMSWIGAFRDTWKWSDGENTSNILWFSGQPDNYYGNENCAVLDKGMYQDTLCTGLNYFICHITHPVRERQILRLQVKSDLSIFDSDVQSAILELVKQKLTENGMMENTTVTWRVKSNGEIFHKKKTDL; translated from the exons ATGAAGGCATATCTCTTTCTCCTAACTTTCATTG GCATTGTTCCAGCCACACTATCTCTTCTGCGACCTGTTGGTCACAAGTATTATGTGATCAAGACTAAAGTGACATGGCCAGTAGCTCAGAATTACTGCAGGGAAACATATGCTGACATGGCGACAGTTGAAAGTGCCCTTGACTGGTTAAGACTAAGGGAAGAAGTGGCAAGAGAAGGTCTGACAGACATTGCCTGGGTTGGTTTGTACAATGATATTGACACCTGGCGCTGGAGCATTAATAATGTCCCACTGAAACATGGTTATGTACTTTGGGGCAGTGCACAGCCTGATAATACTGGCGGGCATCAAGCATGTGGTGTAACTGGACCACTTGGATACTGGTGGGATTACTCCTGTGGAAACCTGTATCCATTCATATGCTACAATG CTATTAACAGTTATGCTGCCAGATATGTTGGTGTCACTTCTAAATTGGACTGGAATGGAGCTCTGGCTTACTGTAGAAAGTTTCACACAGATTTGGCTTTTGCACTAACTATGACAGATAACAACGCAATGCAGAGCATAGCATTCAATCAGGGTATGTCTTGGATTGGTGCATTCAGAGACACATGGAAGTGGTCAGATGGAGAAAACACGTCGAACATTCTATGGTTTTCTGGACAGCCTGATAATTACTATGGCAATGAAAACTGTGCTGTGCTTGATAAAGGAATGTATCAGGACACATTATGTACTGGGCTCAACTATTTCATCTGTCATATCA CTCATCCAGTGAGGGAAAGGCAAATCTTGAGACTCCAAGTTAAGTCTGACTTAAGCATATTTGATTCTGATGTGCAGTCTGCCATCTTAGAGCTG GTCAAGCAGAAGCTCACTGAAAATGGCATGATGGAGAACACCACAGTGACCTGGAGAGTGAAGTCAAATGGAGAAATATTtcacaagaaaaaaacagacctcTAG
- the LOC131357513 gene encoding ladderlectin-like isoform X2 produces MKAYLFLLTFIGIVPATLSLLRPVGHKYYVIKTKVTWPVAQNYCRETYADMATVESALDWLRLREEVAREGLTDIAWVGLYNDIDTWRWSINNVPLKHGYVLWGSAQPDNTGGHQACGVTGPLGYWWDYSCGNLYPFICYNAHPVRERQILRLQVKSDLSIFDSDVQSAILELVKQKLTENGMMENTTVTWRVKSNGEIFHKKKTDL; encoded by the exons ATGAAGGCATATCTCTTTCTCCTAACTTTCATTG GCATTGTTCCAGCCACACTATCTCTTCTGCGACCTGTTGGTCACAAGTATTATGTGATCAAGACTAAAGTGACATGGCCAGTAGCTCAGAATTACTGCAGGGAAACATATGCTGACATGGCGACAGTTGAAAGTGCCCTTGACTGGTTAAGACTAAGGGAAGAAGTGGCAAGAGAAGGTCTGACAGACATTGCCTGGGTTGGTTTGTACAATGATATTGACACCTGGCGCTGGAGCATTAATAATGTCCCACTGAAACATGGTTATGTACTTTGGGGCAGTGCACAGCCTGATAATACTGGCGGGCATCAAGCATGTGGTGTAACTGGACCACTTGGATACTGGTGGGATTACTCCTGTGGAAACCTGTATCCATTCATATGCTACAATG CTCATCCAGTGAGGGAAAGGCAAATCTTGAGACTCCAAGTTAAGTCTGACTTAAGCATATTTGATTCTGATGTGCAGTCTGCCATCTTAGAGCTG GTCAAGCAGAAGCTCACTGAAAATGGCATGATGGAGAACACCACAGTGACCTGGAGAGTGAAGTCAAATGGAGAAATATTtcacaagaaaaaaacagacctcTAG